TCGGGATATGACTGTTGTGAGGGGAACTGTCTTACAAAATATGTATCGAGTTTCCGATGGTGTTCTAGTCTGCGAAGCTATCTTTTCCGCATTATTTTTTGATTTTGCCAAAAAAAGACCTTGGAAAATTCCAAAACATTTTTTTGACCAACTAACAACTGCCTAACGAAAACTTTTTTCAAAAATATATGAAGGTCTATCGTTTATTCGCGAATGAATGATAGTTGGCTTTTTTCTGGGACTAAACCTTTATCTTCAAATTCACCTGATAAGGATTCATAATTTGGAGAAAGTTTAATTTTCCATTTTCCTTTTTCTTCAATTAGATCGGAATCTACAATATTTTTGCCACGAAAGATTGGATTTTCATTCCATTTCATAACAATGTTTCCTTCCGCATCTTCGGCTTCGATGGTCAATCGAACTGGTTTCACTTTGTTTTTGCCATCCCAATACATTGCAGTCCAAGGCCCGATAAACTTCTGTATGGCGGATTCACCAAATGTTTTTACTTTTTTAATATCGGGAACAGTTTCCGATAAAACAGCGGTGACTGGTGAAGAATACAAACTTTCCCCAACTCCTTTTTGAACAGATTGAATTACAAAAAAGTAAAATTCGTTTTTGGAAAGATTCTGTAATTTAAAATTAGATTCTGAAGTTTCTTTAACCAAACTCCAATCTTCTTCATTCTTTTTTCTCATGAGAATTTTATAAGAAGTGACCTTTGGAATCAAATTCCAACTAAACCAGAGTTCTCCCGATTTTCGATTTTCTGTAATGGTTAGTTCCGGAGCCTTTACAATTAAAGACCTTCCTGCAATGAGTGATGCATATCCGATATCTGGTTCAGATGGGAAACTATACAAATCCCCTTCGAATTCTGCTGTGACTGCATAAAAAGATTCTTTTCCAGAAGTTTCCTCGTCTTTGTAAAGTAGGTCTGTGGTTTTTGCAATGCGTTTCCAGGAACCATTTGTTTTTCGAAAGATATGGTATGCAGTTGCACTTGGAGAACCTTCCCATTGTAAGACGGTCACTCCAGGATACAAACCTTTGGAAGCGGTGAAATGTTCAGGTCTTGGTTTTAAAACTTCAGAAGGATCTAAATGCGCTGATACGTAATAACTAGATTCTCCTTCTAGTTGGTTTCTTTCTGGAACAACTTGGTAAATTTCGTTATCACCATTACGACTAGCTTTTAAATCTGTGTAAGAATTTTTTTCAGTTTTTCCTAAAAAGCGGAAAATCCGTGCCATTGCATTCCATTTGTAAACAACATATGTAGTTGGGATGGATTGGTTTTCCCATTCTAACAAGATACGGTCATTTGTTGGTGCAACAGATGCTCTTAAATTAGTAACAGGTAAAATTCCTGCAGGTTTTGTCGGCTCTGACGCATATCCATCGTTTGAGTCAATGGAAGGTTTGGATAAATAATTTTCATCTAAGCTTGCTACTTTGTAATGATAGGCAGTATTCTTTTGAACACCAAAATCATCAAAGTAGGGTTGTTTGGAAAGTCCAACAAGTTGGTATTTTGTATCAATTTTACGTTTTCTGTACACTTCGTACCCAATGGCTCGTTTTTCACTCGACCATGAGATTCGAATCCGATCAGAATAATCACCTCTAGATGCATACACTTCTTTTGGTGGGAATAAATTATGTTCACCAAATTCCAATGACTCTAATTCATTCATCAATTTGGATTCTGTGAGTAGTTGGTTCCCCTCTGAGGGATTCGCAACATAAATCGATTTGGTGTGTTTGGGGAAACTTTCATAAGAAATCCAAAGATACCCTTGGTCCCCCCAATTTGTTCCCCAAGTATTCCAAACTTTAAACGCTTTCTTTTTGTCATTATAACCCAAAATCACAAGGGATTGGGCTCCTATAACTTCTCCACTTCCTTGTTGGAAAACGGCATCTGGTTTTGGATTTAGAAAATTTTCATAGACTAAATAACCAATCAAAACTGGTTTTTTTTCAGCTAATGCAAGTTTTATGGAGGAAAGATCGTGAGGTTCAATTTTATAAATTCGACCAAGCCTCGCTTTTCGGCCTATTTCCACAATGTTTGCTTTTGGTCGAACCCTTAGATTATTACTGGATTCATTCATTAGCTCAATGGGGACAGAACCTCTACTCGTTGCAAGAACCAAGGCATCGAGTAAGGAAACTGCTTGGTCTTTCCCACTGTTCAATTGGTTATAAATGAAATTTGCTGAATAAAGAAGTTTTTGACCATTGGCAGAATTTGGACCAATCGCAGATAAATTACGAATCCCTTTTTTCTGAGCTTCTAAATACGAAATTAGACCATAACCGACTGTAAAACCTACGTTATCTTTTCCTGTACCTTGGTCCATCGGAACCGGAAAGTCGACACTTAGGTCGATATTGGAAGGTAAATCTGAATGGGAAACCTGAGAACTGTAAGGTGGAATACTTTGGTATAAGGCAAATGGGTCTGGAGTCAGTCCTGGTTTTTTAAGAGAAGATTTAGTTTCTGTTTTACCAGTAATCGGTTTTGTTTGGAAACTAACAACGATTAGTCCAATGATAAATAATATAGTACCAATTGCAATTTTTTGTTTTGTATTCCGAAACATCTTAATCCTCTTCTAAATCAAAACTGATGGGCAATCTATGTGCCATCCGAGTTGGTTTTCCTTTGTCATAGCCAGGTGTAAACCTTGCACGTTGGATGATTCTAATGGCAGCTTCATCGAATCCATACCCTGCTCGTCCCGAAACAATTTTGACTCCTTGGAGTACACCTTGTTCGTCAACTTGCACCATGACAACAACTGTCTTTTGGCTAATGTTTGCCGATTTGGCTGCTTCAGGGAAATATGCTTTTAAATCAAAATCAATGATGGGTGTGGGAGGCCTGTCACCATTAAATGAAAACAAAAATCCATCTTTGTCTGTACCATTCCCTGAAAGTTGGTTTGGGTTTAAGTCAGAATTATCAGGTTTGTCTTCGGCATCTTTGTTCGATCCTTCCACCCATTCTTGTTTTTCGACAGGAGCGGGGCTTGATGTGCCACCAATGAGTTCTGGTGGAATTTCTTCAAAGGAGACATCCACATCTTCCAATGAAGTTTCTTGAAAGGCAGCTTCACTTGGCAAAGTTAGAACAAAATATATCAAATAACACATTACATGTAAACTCACAGAAACAAACAAACTTGCTCGGAAAAGACCGAACCGCCTGAGTTTGTATTGTAAAAACAATGTAAATGATTTCATATAACTCTTATTTAATGGTGGATGTTAGGTGTAGAACTAGAAGATTGGTTGTGTTTTCCGCTAGTGATGAAACTAGCATGGATTTCTTTAGAAAGGATTTCCAATTGTCCTAATACCAATTTCATCTTACGAGTGAAGTAGTTATTTGCCATTACAACTGGAATCGCAACGGCAAGACCAGCAGCAGTGGCAAGTAGGGCAGTGGAAATACTACGCATCACCACTTCTGCACCAGAATTCCCTAAAGTTCCTAAACCATAGAATGCTTTGATCACCCCAAGCACAGTTCCCAAAAGCCCGATAAAAGGAGTATTGTTCCCAAGTGTGTTGAGAATCGGAAGTCGTTCCTCTAAACTGAGTCGTTCTTTTAGAATTTTTCCTTCCATGAGTTCCGATAATCCTTTGTGGTTTTCTTTTTCGCGTTCCAAAACAAAATGAATGAAACGTGTGTAAGAATTTTCCATAGGATGGCTTTCGAGTAATTTTTCCGTACCTTTTAGATCACGGTGGCGAATCAGAAGTGTGAGTGAATCGAGAAGTGATTCAGATTCTTTGTTAAAATTGCGTTTATAAACAATTAACCTTTCGATGAAAACAGCAATGGCGAGGATACTCGCGAATAACATCACGAGAAAGATGATTTTTTCACCAATGTCTACGAAATCTTGCATTTTTTGAACCTTCTAACGGACAGAATCCAATCCCTTGGACAACAATCAAAGAGAAAATTTGCGTAAAAAATACTTCGGTTGATCCCAATTCCACCCCAAAGAAAGAATGATTCCAAGGATTGGTATGAAGGCAAAAAACATTCTTCTGAACAGTTTTGGGGTTCTTTTCATCGGTTTCGGCGTTTTTCTCGTCGTGTTCTATGCTACAAAATCTTGGGAGGCCTTCCTCCAAATTTGTCCCAACAAAGATTTTTTGTCTTGGGATGAAAATATACGACTGAACCAAGTCCTTGACCAATATGTCGATTTTCGAAATGGAAATTGGTTTTATGGTATCATGCCGTTTTTGGAAAGCCCCACCTGGCCTCCATTACGATCAATGCTAACATTTGTTACATTGTATTTACCGATTGATGCATATGAAACCTATCGAGATAGTTTTCTTGGACTATTTTTTTTGATCTTAGTGTATCCAGGTTTGGTGTATACATCGTTTCGGATGTCAAAATCTCTTTTTTGGTCAGGACTTTTTTCATCCCTCATCTTTATCCTTACCATCCAAACTGTAGAAGTGCCTGCATATTCCTTGTCTTCTATGTTGGAAACCCAATCGATGTTTTTTCTTCTACTTTCTGTTTATGCCATTTACCGTTTGTATGATACAGACAACCGAGAACGTGAAATTGATGGCAGTACCAAATGGATGATCTTTGTTTCCTTATTTGGTTTTTATTTCACTAAATATCCTTATGGGATTTTATTCTTTATGGCTTGTTTTGCTTATGAACTGATTCGATCCCCGGGCAAATACAAAGAAGTAATCCTCTATCTCTTAAAACAATACGCAAAAGGAATTCGACTTTTATACTTAGTATTTGTTGTGCTGATGGTATTTTCTTTACCAGTGTTACGAGTTGTCACCAAAATCAATCTGAATCAAAAGGGTTTCAAACAGTTTATGTTTGGGATCACCTTGGTATTGTTTGTTGATCTATCGCTTTATTTATTCCGAAACCGCGATGCCATGAAAAAAATATTCCCAAAAACAGCAGTTGTACTTTGGGCTTATGCTATTTTCCCTGCATTTTTATGGTTATTTTTAAATCCAGATCGAGTGAATGCTCTTATCGATGCTCAAATGATTGTGAATGCATATACCAGAAGTTTTTTCCTTACCCTTTGGACAGAACCTGGGAAAGATCCATCCGTTCCTGGAGTTTTTGATTTCATTTGGGGATTTCGAACTTTGGTATTATTTTCCACCTTGTCTTTGTTATATTTTTTTGTTCGTACCAAAGAAACAATATGGAATAAAATCAAAGACCCACTTGTGGCAGGAACTTTTATTCTCTTCTTAGAACTTTTAATTTTGGAACTTACCACTGGAAACAAACAACCAAGGCATGTTCTCCAGTTTATCCCTGCGATTGGACTTGTGGGTTTTTTGTGGATCTTAAGGCTTTATCATTTAGCTGATCACAATTTTCAAAGGATTACTTCCGTATCGGTGATCCTTCTCACAACTAGTTTTGTATTTTATAATTCTGTGTATGAACAAGGGATTCTTTCTGGAAAATTTTACGAGACCAAAATGTTCTGTTACCGAGGGATGAATGCGAGTGATTTCCAACCAGCAAGAGAAATAGCCGAACATGTGGCTCCTAATAAAAAATACATCCTCATCAATGCCTTCCATTTTACGGAAAAATATGAGGCAAATGGTCGAGTTTTAGCCTCCGATTTTGACTTAGCGATGAAACTTCGCACTTACAAAGTAGGAATGGTACGGAATGACAACAAATACCGATGGAAAGATTGGACAAATTTTGATTCCGTTCTCTTATTAAGTGATGTTTGCCCTGATAGTTTTGTTGAAGAAAAATTTGAAAATCGCACAAAAATGTTGAACAGTAAGTCAACATTGCTGTCTACTTACAGAGAGAGCTCTGGTACCGCTTGTTTACAAGAATACAAACTGCTTAAATAGAGATAAAAATTCATGAGTATTGCTTCTTTTTCGATCAAACGCCCCATTTTCATTTCATCCCTCGTGATCATCATGGTGATCACAGGATACATTTCCTTAAAACGAATCGGTGTGGATTTATTCCCAGATATTAACATTCCATTTGTTGTGGTGTCCACTGTGTACCCAGGAGCTGGCCCGGAAGAAATTGAGACTTCCATCTCCAAACCCTTGGAAGAGGAACTCAGTTCCATCTCAGGACTCAAAAGGATCACTTCGCGAAACCAAGAAGGGATCTCTCTTGTATTCGCTGAGTTTAGTTTGACCACCGATATCAAATATGCCGAACAACAAGTACGGGATAAAACAGCAAGGGTCAAACCACTGTTCCCAGAATCATCGAAAGAACCTCTCGTTCAAAGGTTTGATCCCTCAGACCAGCCGATTATGCGAATCTCTTTATTTGCGGATTTACCAGAAGGTGAATTGTACGATTTAGCAAAAGAAAAAATCAAAACCAAATTAGAACAGGTAAATAACGTTGGTGCGGTGAAGATTATCGGTGGAGCTCGCCGTGAGATTCATATCGAACTTGATCGAAACAAAATCAACGCTTACCAAGTACCTGCCATTGCCATTGGGAACCAAATCAAAAATTCTGGTGTGAACATCCCTGCCGGAAAAGTAGAAGGTGGAGAAAAAGAAACTTCTTTCCGTACGGTTGCAAAATACGAATCATTATCCCAAATTGAGAACACCGTTGTTTCGTTTGGTGGTGAATTTGGTAGAGGGGTACTTGTCAAAGACCTTGGCCAAGTCAAAGATACATTACAGGACCGACAAACCCGTGGTCTTTTGTATGCTCCCATCAAAACAGAAGAACACGAAGAACCTTCTATTATTGGAAAATTATTATTCAAATACGAAGCACCGAAAAAAGAGCGAGTTCAAAAAACAGCTCTTTTCTTAGATGTTTACAAACAATCGGGAGCAAACACCGTTGAAGTAGCCGATGGTATCTTAACAAAAATTAATACCATCAATGACCAAATCAAAGATATGAAAGGCACTCCAAAAGTCATCCTCATACGAGATGGCTCTAAATGGATCCGCGCTAATATTGAAGATGTAACTCTTGCTATTATTTTAGGAATTTTTCTCGCCGTTTTAGTTGTGTATCTCTTCCTAGGGAACGTTCGTTCTACCATTATCACTGGTATGGCACTCCCCAACTCAATGTTAGGTGCTTTTATCATCATGTATGCCATGGGATTTACCATGAATGTGATGACACTTCTTGCCTTATCACTTGCGGTAGGACTCCTTGTGGATGATGCGATTGTGGTTAGGGAAAATATTTTCCGTAAACTGGAAGAAGGAGAATCGGTCATTGTTGCCGCCCGTAAAGGAACTGAAGAAGTGACGTTGGCGGTGATTGGAACCTCTCTCACAGTGATTGCGGTTTTCCTTCCCATTGGATTTTTATCAGGAATTGTGGGTCAGTTTTTCAAACAGTTTGGACTCACAGTAGTCTTTGCCATGATCATTTCTCTTTTTGATGGTCTGACTGTTGCACCAATGTTATCTGCTTATTTTGCGGGCAAAACTGACATTCACAAAGAGAAGAATTTTGTTCTCCGCTATTTTGATAAGTTCCAAGATTTCCTAGACAGAATGTACGCTGTGATTATGAAGTTTGCCCTAAAAAAACCTTGGGCTGTCATTTTACTCACAATTCTTACACTCATCACAAGTATCTTTTCTCTTGCCTTTGTGAAAAAGACCTTCCTTCCTGCAAACGATCAGGGAGAATTTATGGTGAATGTGGAGATGGCACCAGGGACTTCCTTAACGGGGACTTCTGAAGTGGTAGAACAAATCCAAAATGAGATCATCAAAAACGTTCCCGAATTAGAATTATTGGCAACAGTAGTAGGAAATAGTGATGGAGAATCCAATATCGCTACGATTGGTGTTGCCTTACTTCCCTCTGAATACCGCAAACGTACAACAGCAGATGTAAAAGACCAAATCAGAGATTTTCTAAAAGCATATCCACATGCAA
The Leptospira levettii genome window above contains:
- a CDS encoding fibronectin type III domain-containing protein — its product is MFRNTKQKIAIGTILFIIGLIVVSFQTKPITGKTETKSSLKKPGLTPDPFALYQSIPPYSSQVSHSDLPSNIDLSVDFPVPMDQGTGKDNVGFTVGYGLISYLEAQKKGIRNLSAIGPNSANGQKLLYSANFIYNQLNSGKDQAVSLLDALVLATSRGSVPIELMNESSNNLRVRPKANIVEIGRKARLGRIYKIEPHDLSSIKLALAEKKPVLIGYLVYENFLNPKPDAVFQQGSGEVIGAQSLVILGYNDKKKAFKVWNTWGTNWGDQGYLWISYESFPKHTKSIYVANPSEGNQLLTESKLMNELESLEFGEHNLFPPKEVYASRGDYSDRIRISWSSEKRAIGYEVYRKRKIDTKYQLVGLSKQPYFDDFGVQKNTAYHYKVASLDENYLSKPSIDSNDGYASEPTKPAGILPVTNLRASVAPTNDRILLEWENQSIPTTYVVYKWNAMARIFRFLGKTEKNSYTDLKASRNGDNEIYQVVPERNQLEGESSYYVSAHLDPSEVLKPRPEHFTASKGLYPGVTVLQWEGSPSATAYHIFRKTNGSWKRIAKTTDLLYKDEETSGKESFYAVTAEFEGDLYSFPSEPDIGYASLIAGRSLIVKAPELTITENRKSGELWFSWNLIPKVTSYKILMRKKNEEDWSLVKETSESNFKLQNLSKNEFYFFVIQSVQKGVGESLYSSPVTAVLSETVPDIKKVKTFGESAIQKFIGPWTAMYWDGKNKVKPVRLTIEAEDAEGNIVMKWNENPIFRGKNIVDSDLIEEKGKWKIKLSPNYESLSGEFEDKGLVPEKSQLSFIRE
- a CDS encoding energy transducer TonB, translating into MKSFTLFLQYKLRRFGLFRASLFVSVSLHVMCYLIYFVLTLPSEAAFQETSLEDVDVSFEEIPPELIGGTSSPAPVEKQEWVEGSNKDAEDKPDNSDLNPNQLSGNGTDKDGFLFSFNGDRPPTPIIDFDLKAYFPEAAKSANISQKTVVVMVQVDEQGVLQGVKIVSGRAGYGFDEAAIRIIQRARFTPGYDKGKPTRMAHRLPISFDLEED
- a CDS encoding MotA/TolQ/ExbB proton channel family protein, whose protein sequence is MQDFVDIGEKIIFLVMLFASILAIAVFIERLIVYKRNFNKESESLLDSLTLLIRHRDLKGTEKLLESHPMENSYTRFIHFVLEREKENHKGLSELMEGKILKERLSLEERLPILNTLGNNTPFIGLLGTVLGVIKAFYGLGTLGNSGAEVVMRSISTALLATAAGLAVAIPVVMANNYFTRKMKLVLGQLEILSKEIHASFITSGKHNQSSSSTPNIHH
- a CDS encoding efflux RND transporter permease subunit; translation: MSIASFSIKRPIFISSLVIIMVITGYISLKRIGVDLFPDINIPFVVVSTVYPGAGPEEIETSISKPLEEELSSISGLKRITSRNQEGISLVFAEFSLTTDIKYAEQQVRDKTARVKPLFPESSKEPLVQRFDPSDQPIMRISLFADLPEGELYDLAKEKIKTKLEQVNNVGAVKIIGGARREIHIELDRNKINAYQVPAIAIGNQIKNSGVNIPAGKVEGGEKETSFRTVAKYESLSQIENTVVSFGGEFGRGVLVKDLGQVKDTLQDRQTRGLLYAPIKTEEHEEPSIIGKLLFKYEAPKKERVQKTALFLDVYKQSGANTVEVADGILTKINTINDQIKDMKGTPKVILIRDGSKWIRANIEDVTLAIILGIFLAVLVVYLFLGNVRSTIITGMALPNSMLGAFIIMYAMGFTMNVMTLLALSLAVGLLVDDAIVVRENIFRKLEEGESVIVAARKGTEEVTLAVIGTSLTVIAVFLPIGFLSGIVGQFFKQFGLTVVFAMIISLFDGLTVAPMLSAYFAGKTDIHKEKNFVLRYFDKFQDFLDRMYAVIMKFALKKPWAVILLTILTLITSIFSLAFVKKTFLPANDQGEFMVNVEMAPGTSLTGTSEVVEQIQNEIIKNVPELELLATVVGNSDGESNIATIGVALLPSEYRKRTTADVKDQIRDFLKAYPHARPKVNDYSAIGGGVQYPFNLNLKGENLKDLETYSFKVMDELRKIPDLTDVDTTYRTGKPEFQVVPDRAKMQTVGVVAGVMGAELRYHIEGGEVAKYLENGIEYDVRLRLKEEQRNLRKSFYETRVPNIQNKLIPLSAIADGKESTSPARIIREDRSRVVPINANLAPGGAIASASESAVKILKEKLPPPPGITYSFVGQSEDFKELLQNIVLAFGMALIFIYLVLASLYESFITPITILFAIPPAISGAFFALALTGEMLNLFSMIGLILLMGLVAKNSILLVDHAMLAMKEHGMSRNDAIFDAGAKRLRPILMTSLAMIAGTLPIALGIGEASKSRTAMGIAIIGGLILSTLITLIVVPAVFGYIDRLREKIEGAFRPDYEIRPEDLEG